The following are encoded in a window of Chitinophagaceae bacterium genomic DNA:
- a CDS encoding branched-chain amino acid aminotransferase produces the protein MIAAENINITKVERSKLKDINLVNIPFGKYFTDHMLEVDYEDGEWKNAEIKPYQPLLLEPSLAALHYGQAIFEGIKAYKNESGDVSIFRPLDNYKRFNASAERMQMPQVPEEIFMEGMRMLVELDKNWIPQQADHSLYIRPFMFSSDEMIGVRPSDKYKFLIILSPTGPYYSAPMRIYVEEQYVRAVPGGVGFAKAAGNYGAAMYATAQAKLKGYDQVLWMDAMEHKYVQECGTMNVFFIIGNKAITPGLESGTILAGVTRDSAVTLLKEMGFDVEEGRLSIDDIIDAHRAGILYEVFGTGTAATISPIKELRYKDYTMTFDVEKWKTAPELKRQLNAIRYGQMADNHGWMFKI, from the coding sequence ATGATTGCAGCTGAAAATATTAATATCACGAAAGTTGAACGGAGCAAGTTAAAAGATATAAATCTCGTTAATATTCCCTTTGGTAAATACTTCACCGATCATATGCTGGAAGTGGATTATGAGGATGGCGAATGGAAAAATGCAGAGATCAAACCATACCAGCCCCTGTTACTGGAACCATCCCTGGCAGCGCTTCACTACGGCCAGGCGATTTTTGAAGGGATAAAGGCATACAAAAATGAAAGTGGGGACGTTTCCATTTTTCGTCCCCTGGACAATTATAAAAGGTTCAACGCATCTGCCGAAAGAATGCAGATGCCACAGGTTCCGGAAGAGATCTTTATGGAGGGCATGCGTATGCTGGTGGAACTGGACAAGAACTGGATACCCCAGCAGGCGGATCATTCGCTTTATATACGCCCTTTCATGTTCAGTTCGGATGAAATGATCGGCGTAAGGCCCAGCGATAAGTATAAATTTTTGATCATTCTAAGTCCTACGGGTCCGTATTACAGTGCACCTATGCGTATTTATGTAGAAGAGCAATATGTAAGGGCTGTACCGGGTGGCGTTGGTTTTGCAAAAGCTGCCGGTAATTATGGTGCTGCCATGTATGCCACTGCACAGGCCAAACTGAAAGGCTACGACCAGGTATTGTGGATGGATGCAATGGAGCACAAATATGTGCAGGAATGCGGAACCATGAATGTGTTCTTCATCATTGGCAATAAGGCGATAACGCCGGGATTGGAATCAGGGACCATCCTGGCGGGAGTTACCAGGGACAGTGCGGTTACCTTGCTTAAGGAAATGGGTTTTGACGTGGAAGAAGGGCGCCTGAGTATTGATGATATCATTGATGCCCACAGGGCTGGGATCCTGTACGAGGTGTTTGGCACGGGAACGGCGGCCACGATATCCCCGATAAAGGAACTGCGCTATAAGGATTATACCATGACCTTTGATGTGGAAAAATGGAAAACGGCCCCCGAACTAAAGCGCCAGCTGAATGCCATCCGTTATGGTCAAATGGCTGATAACCACGGCTGGATGTTCAAAATCTGA
- the rdgB gene encoding RdgB/HAM1 family non-canonical purine NTP pyrophosphatase, translating into MEHIIFATNNQNKVNEVRAVLGKKFNIITLEEAGIDIDIPEPHATLEENASEKSKTIYKLTGKNCFSEDTGLEVVALNGAPGVKSARYAGEGRSFDANIEKLLDNLKHPGNKAARFRTIISLITDGKEYFFEGICTGKIISEKRGTNGFGYDPVFVPDGSDRTFAEMDLEEKNKFSHRKKAMEKLIVFLNK; encoded by the coding sequence ATGGAGCATATCATATTTGCAACCAATAACCAGAATAAGGTAAATGAGGTAAGGGCTGTACTTGGAAAAAAATTCAATATCATAACCCTGGAAGAAGCAGGCATTGATATTGACATTCCGGAACCGCATGCTACGCTGGAAGAAAATGCTTCCGAAAAATCGAAAACGATATACAAGCTAACCGGCAAGAATTGTTTTAGTGAAGATACCGGGCTGGAGGTAGTGGCGCTGAACGGGGCACCCGGGGTAAAAAGTGCCCGGTATGCCGGCGAAGGCAGGAGTTTTGATGCCAATATCGAAAAGCTGCTGGATAACCTGAAACACCCAGGCAATAAAGCTGCCCGTTTCAGAACCATCATCTCGCTGATCACAGATGGTAAAGAGTATTTTTTTGAAGGGATCTGCACCGGGAAGATCATTTCAGAAAAAAGGGGGACCAATGGCTTTGGTTACGATCCTGTATTTGTTCCTGACGGCAGTGACCGGACCTTTGCAGAAATGGACCTGGAAGAAAAAAATAAGTTCAGTCACCGGAAAAAAGCGATGGAAAAACTGATCGTTTTTTTAAACAAGTAA
- a CDS encoding thioesterase family protein has product MARIKIEVPEKIIASFYIPVRITDINYGNHLGNDAFVSIIHEARVQWLHQYGYTELRIEETGLIMSDLAVEFKNESFYGDVVEVKIGAGEISRAGFELYYQLYAKRDHDNVLLAKARTGMICYDYAAKKVAAIPEQLKNILI; this is encoded by the coding sequence ATGGCAAGAATAAAAATTGAAGTGCCTGAAAAGATCATTGCATCCTTTTATATCCCGGTACGGATCACGGACATCAATTACGGCAACCACCTGGGCAATGATGCTTTTGTCAGCATCATCCATGAAGCAAGGGTACAATGGCTGCATCAATACGGTTACACGGAATTACGTATCGAAGAAACCGGCCTGATCATGAGCGACCTGGCCGTGGAATTCAAAAACGAATCATTTTATGGAGATGTGGTGGAAGTGAAAATAGGGGCAGGAGAAATATCCCGTGCCGGTTTTGAATTATACTATCAATTGTATGCCAAACGGGACCATGATAACGTACTGCTGGCGAAAGCAAGAACCGGCATGATCTGCTATGATTATGCCGCAAAAAAAGTGGCTGCCATTCCCGAACAATTAAAAAACATACTGATCTGA
- the aroE gene encoding shikimate dehydrogenase (AroE; catalyzes the conversion of shikimate to 3-dehydroshikimate) produces the protein MRTYGIIGFPLTHSFSGHYFTEKFIKEGITDCVYKTFPIHSITEFPHLLRNNPDLVGLNVTIPHKQSVFQYLHTATGIPPGLKACNCIKIKGGKALGYNTDIAGFENSILPLLKEQHKHALILGNGGAAEAVKFVLQRLNIGYQVVSRNLHNGSTLTYADLDEKIITEHSLVINTTPLGTFPRTNSCPDIPYQFLHSKHLLYDLVYNPATTLFLQKGAEQGATIKNGFEMLVIQAEESWKLWNED, from the coding sequence ATGAGAACGTATGGCATCATCGGTTTCCCGTTAACGCACTCCTTTTCCGGGCATTACTTTACCGAAAAGTTCATTAAAGAGGGTATTACTGATTGTGTCTACAAGACTTTTCCAATTCACTCCATCACTGAATTTCCTCACCTGCTGAGAAATAACCCGGACCTGGTAGGACTGAATGTTACGATACCACATAAGCAATCCGTATTTCAATATCTCCATACTGCAACGGGGATCCCGCCGGGTTTAAAGGCTTGTAATTGCATTAAAATCAAAGGTGGGAAAGCCTTGGGGTATAATACGGATATTGCCGGTTTTGAAAATTCTATTTTGCCACTGCTTAAAGAGCAACATAAGCATGCATTGATCCTGGGTAATGGCGGCGCTGCGGAAGCGGTGAAATTTGTATTACAAAGATTGAACATCGGTTACCAGGTTGTAAGCAGGAACTTACATAACGGGTCAACACTAACGTATGCAGACCTGGATGAAAAGATCATCACCGAACACAGCCTGGTCATCAATACAACCCCGTTAGGCACTTTCCCCCGTACCAATAGCTGCCCGGATATTCCATATCAATTTTTGCATTCAAAACATCTCTTGTATGACCTGGTTTATAATCCCGCTACAACTTTATTCCTGCAAAAGGGGGCGGAGCAGGGCGCAACAATAAAAAACGGCTTTGAAATGCTGGTCATACAGGCAGAGGAAAGCTGGAAGCTATGGAACGAGGACTGA
- a CDS encoding phosphosulfolactate synthase: MNFKLTQIPERNKKPRNHGITMVMDKGLSVEEVRNFMSVTHPHVDVVKLGFGTSYVTPNLKEKLEVYRSFDMPIYFGGTLFEAFLIRNQFEDYISVCKEFGVSYMEVSDGSINIPHAEKCGYIEKLAKLGVVLSEVGSKDAAHIIPPYKWIELMRAELEAGSTYVIAEAREAGNVGIYRGTGEVREGLVQEILTQIPEEKIIWEAPQKAQQLYFLELIGCNVNLGNIPPNEVIPLEAMRIGLRGDTFHLYLNKDAG; the protein is encoded by the coding sequence ATGAATTTTAAACTTACTCAGATTCCCGAGCGGAATAAGAAACCACGTAACCACGGTATTACCATGGTGATGGATAAAGGACTCAGTGTAGAAGAAGTGAGGAATTTTATGAGTGTAACCCATCCACATGTGGATGTGGTAAAGCTCGGATTTGGAACCTCGTATGTTACGCCCAACCTGAAAGAAAAACTGGAAGTATACCGGTCTTTTGATATGCCCATCTACTTTGGCGGCACCCTGTTTGAAGCATTTCTTATCAGGAACCAGTTTGAGGATTACATCAGCGTATGTAAAGAGTTCGGGGTAAGTTACATGGAAGTAAGTGACGGGTCCATCAATATACCGCATGCTGAAAAATGCGGTTACATTGAAAAACTGGCTAAACTGGGAGTGGTTTTAAGCGAAGTGGGCAGTAAAGATGCCGCTCATATTATTCCGCCCTACAAATGGATCGAACTGATGCGGGCCGAACTGGAAGCCGGATCAACCTATGTAATTGCAGAAGCAAGAGAAGCTGGCAATGTGGGTATTTACCGTGGTACGGGTGAGGTGAGGGAAGGCCTGGTGCAGGAAATCCTTACACAGATCCCGGAGGAAAAAATAATCTGGGAAGCTCCGCAAAAAGCCCAGCAACTGTATTTTCTGGAACTGATCGGCTGTAATGTGAACCTGGGCAACATACCCCCCAATGAAGTGATCCCCCTGGAAGCAATGCGTATCGGGTTACGGGGCGATACATTCCATTTATATCTGAACAAAGATGCCGGGTAA